The segment CTCGTCCGCGCCATGGCCACGCGCACCAGCGCCCGGGTGGTCCTCTTCGGCGAGAGCGAGACCGCCACGATCCGCGCCACCGACATCGTCCTCGACCCCGACGGACGACCGCGCTACACCCTGATCACCCCGGCGGGCACCGCCCCCGTCCGGCTCCGCCTCGCCGGGAGCGTCCAAGTCCCCAACTCCCTGGCCGCCGCCGCGGTCGGCGTCGAAACCGGCCTCGACGCCGACGACGTCGCCGAACTCCTCAGCGCCGCCGCGCCGGTCTCCCGGTGGCGGATGGAGACCACGGTCCGGCCGGACGGCGTCACCATCGTCAACGACGCCTACAACGCCAACCCCGACTCCATGCGCTCCTCCCTCCAGACCCTCGCCGCCATGGGCCGGGCGGCCGACCGGCGGACCGTCGCGGTCCTGGGGCAGATGAACGAACTCGGGCCCGACTCCCGCGCCGCCCACGAGAGCATCGGCCGCACCGCCGCGTCCCTCGGCGTGGACCAGCTCGTCGTCATCGGCGGCGACGAGGCCCGCTGGATGCAGGAGGCGGCCAAGGCCGCCGGCCTCGGCGCGGTCCACTTCCCCGACCAGGACACCGCCCTCGACCTCCTGCGGCAGACCCTGCTCCCCGGGGACGTGGTGCTGGTCAAGGCCAGCCGGGACGTCCAGCTCCAGCACCTCGCCGAAGCCCTCCACACGATCACCCCGTAGCACCTCCGCCGCACCCGGGGCCCGGTCGCCGGGTCCCGGAGCGGGGCCGCCCGAAACTCCACCCCCTCGCCGAGAGGTGATGCCGCCGTGCCCGAAACCGAGACGAAGCCGGTGACCTCCGGCCCCGGGTGCGCGCACCGAACGCCGTGTCCCGCCGCGGACGCCGCCGACCGGTCCGCCGCCGTCACCCTGAGCCGGGACTACACCACCGGCTGGGCCCTCCTGTGTAACGGCGTCCTGCACTTCGACGACACCGGAGAGCTGCTGCCCGATGGGCAGATCATCGCCCCGGCGGTCCGGGCCGCCGCATAGCCCCCACGCCGCCGCCGACAGCGGACCGTACGGCAACCCCTCCACCACCCCGGCCGCAGCGCCGAGGAAGGCAGTCCCATGCGTTCCACCGCCCCGACCGCCCCCGCCCAGCGCGGGATCATCGGCGAATACCTCCACGAGAACGGCCTCGACTACCCCGCCTACGGGGGACAGTACGAGAGCTGGATCCACGCCACAGAAGTCAGCAAGGTCCCCAACGGGGAGCACTTCCAGACCCTCCGCGTCCCCTACGAGCCCGCCATATGGACCCTGCGCGCCCACCCCGAGCTGGCCCAGGGACCCGTCGTGGTCAACCCCTACGCCCACATCGTCACCTTCCTCATACCCCGCAGCGCCCGGCGGGAGCACTGGGAGGTGCCCGGCACCCGGTTCCTGCGCCCCGGCGTGACCGTCGAAGTCCCGCCGGCCGTCGCGGTCCGCTGCTGGGACATCCACTGGCTCACCCCGCCCCAGACCCACCGCGAGTACACCGTGGGTGACCTCGCAGCCGTCCTGACCGGCACCCCGGCCCCGCCCCCGGCACCGGCTCCCGCTCCCGCACGGGTCCGGCAGCCGCGCTGCCGCAGTAGCGCCGCCTGATTCCCGTTGCCCGTCCCTTCTGCTCAGCCCGTCGAAAGAGGCCCCGCCGTGTACACGCCGCCGGACACGATCCGAGTCGCCTTCGGGAACTTTCAGATGGAAGGACACGGCAACATCCGTATCCGGTACGACTACTACGCGTTGCTGCGCAGCTTGGACCCTCACTTGGTCGGGCGGGCCGAGGTGCGGGGGGCGGATGCGAGCGAGGGGTTTCTGTTCGGCATCGAGGAGGCGCTCACCCCGGAGGGTGCACCGTGCCTGCGGCCGAAGGGAATTCTGGGCGGCTCTGCGGTCGCGGATCTGCGGACCGCCGTGTTCATCCGGCCGGACGTCTTCCGGCCCGTCCGCCGTACGGATCCGGTATCACCGGGGAGCCCCTGGGGCTGTCCGCCCACCTCGGTCGACCTTCGTCTGGCCGCCGAGCCGGAGGCGCGGCGGGAGCTTGTGCTCACCGTGGCCCACCACCACTACGCCTCGCCTCAGGCCAGGGAGCTGGAGGCCCAGGAGCTGACCAAGGCCGCGGACCGCCGGGACCTGGCCGACTGCACCGAGGAGTTCCCCAACGGCCGCCCTCGGGAGGCGTTGGTGGTTCTGGACGCCAACTCGTACCCCGAGCCCGGCGTCGAAGGGGACGTTCCGCCGCCGGACCCGAGCACCATCAAGGACCGTTCGCACGTCCGGCACCGGTTCACTGTTACCGAGTCCGGCGAGCTGGTCCCGGACACCTACAGCGACCGGGCCCTGCGGGATGTGGGCCTGGAGGACATCGCCCGCCACCTCGCCGTCACCACCGGCCGGACCGACGTGCTGACCCCAGCCCCGGGGTACGCGGACCAGGGCGGGCCCTGCCGGATCGACCGGGCGTACGCGAGCGCCGGTGTGCTCTCCGCGGTCGAGGACGTCCGCGTCATCGACACCACCGGCCTGTCCGACCACCCGATCCTCCTGATCAGCTTCGCCTACCGGCGTCTCGCGGAAGTCCTCACCCCGTGACCGGCCTCCGCCTCCGGGAAGACGCGATGCGCGTCCCCGACGCCGTACTGGATCGCGGATACGCCAAGCTCGCCCCCGGCGTCCGGCGCGCGTATCGGTTTCTGGGCTCGCTGCCCGGCACGGTCGTCATCGACGCCGACCTCATTGGTGCCCTGGTCACGGTGGACTGGGACACGGCCGACTCTGTGCTCCGGACCCTGGCCGACCACGATCTGGCGGAACCGTGCGCCCCGGGGGCTCGGCGCGAACGGCGCTACCGGCTCACCGCCCCCGCGCACGCCCGCCGCCTCACCACAGCGCACGACACCTCGGAAGAACAGCGGGCGGCGGTACGGCGGATGTGCGAGTGGATCACCACCTGCGCGCTCATCGCCCGCCAGCAGCTCCTGCCCCGCAACCCCTCCCTGGCCAGCCCCGACACGGACCGCTACCCGGTCCCGTTCGCCGACGACGGGGCCATGACCTGGCTGAACGGACACCGCCCCACCCTGCGCACCGCGCTGTGGGCCACCACCACCCACGGCTGGGACACGCTGGGCTGGCAGCTCGTCCACGGCATGTGGCCCCTCCTCACGGACAAGCGCCCCGTCTCCCTGTGGGCCGAGGCCGCCCACCTGGGCCTGGCCGCCGCCCGCCGCACCGGACACGGCTGGGCCGAACGGGAGATGCTCTTCTGCGGCGCAACCGGACTGCTCACCTTCGGCGCCACCGCGGACGCCCTGGGCTGGTTCACCGAGCTGAAGCAGTCCGCCCGTACGGCCCGGGATGACCACGATGAGGGCCGGGGCGCGTTCGGCCAGGCCCTGTGCCACCACCAGGACGCCCGCGCCGACACCGCGCTCTTCTGCCTCGACCAGGCCATCACCCTCTGGGACGCGTGCGGGAACCATGACGGCACCGCCCTCGCCTCCCTCACCGCCGGCGAGATCACCCTCGAAGGCGACGACCTTCCCCGGGCCACGGCCCTGCTCACCCGCGCGTACGACCTGCTGCCCCCGCCGGACACCAGCTTCGAGGCCACCTGCGCGCTCGCCCTCCTCGGCCAGGCCCACCTCCAGGCCGGCCACCACGAGCAGGGCATCGCCGAACTCCACGAGGCCCTGAAGGTGTTCGAGCACGACGCCGAGATCCGCTGGCAGGTCCGCGTCCTCGGATACCTCGCCCGGGAGGCGACCGTGCACGAGGACGAGGGCTTAGCCCAGCACCTGCTCCAACAGGCCGCCGCCCTGGACGAACCCCCGCGCCCCGGCGAGAAGACGGCCCGTCTGCTCGCCCGGCTGCCCTGACCATTCCCTCCAGAGAGAAGAGATCCGTGTCCGAAGCCCTGGATGAACTGCCCGAACTGCCCTACGCGAAGCGTCTGTCCCCCGAGGTCGCGGCCCGCGTCCTCCCGAAGATCGCCGCCGCCTACAACGACGGCAACAGCATCCGGATCATCGCGGCGAGGACCGGCCGCTCGTACGGCTTCACTCACCGTCTGCTGTCCGAATGCCCGGACGTCACCCTCCGCGGGCGCGGTGGCGACAACAGGACCCGCACCAAGAAGCGCGCCACCTGACCGGTCCCGGGCAGCCGCCCGTACCCGTGCCCCCGGCAGCCGCCGACCCTGCCGGGTCCCGCGACCCAGAAGAGAGGACTGCTCCGTGACGTACGAGAGCGACACCTACGGAGAGCGCGCCGCCGCCCGCTACGACGACCTGTACGGGGACTTCACCCCGCCCCAGGAGCAGATCCTGCTCCTGGCCGCGCTCGCGGGCGATACCCCGGCGGTGGAGATCGGTTCCGGCACCGGCCGGGTCACCCTCCCGCTGGCGGAGCGGGTGCCCGTCGTCGCGGTCGACGCGTCCGCCGAGATGACCGACCAGCTCACCAAGAAGACCGGCCGCCTGCCCATCACCTCCGTCACGGCGGACGCCGCCCACTATGTACACGCCGCCCCGGTAGACCTGGTCTTCGCCTGTTTCAACACCTTCTTCCTGCTCGCCCGGGAGGACACCCAGCGCGCGTTCCTCACCCGGGCCGCGCAGATGCTGACCCCGGCGGGCGTGCTGCTGATCGAGACGTTCGTCCCCCGGCCCGGCGAGCGCCTGCCCGACGGACCGCACCCCGGCGTCTTCCCCGAGCGGCAGACCGTCTCCCTCAAGCGCCTCGCCCCGGGCACCAGCGTGCTGTTCACCGCCGAGAACCACCGGGACGAGGGGGAGTTCCACTACAACGAGGTCGTTCTCAGCGACGGCGCCCTGCCCCGCGTGCTGCCCGGACGGATGCGCTACTGGCAGCCCGAGGAGATCGACGTCCTCGCCGCCGACGCCGGCCTCGCCCTGCGCGAACGCTGGTCCGACTGGAACCGCACCCCCTACGAGCCCGGCACCAGCCCCAAGCACATCACCCTCTACCGGCGCACCGGCCACAGCTAGACCCCGAGGCTCCCCGCGCCCCGGTCCTACGCCTCCCGGGGCGCGGGGTCTCTCCGTCCCTGACCATCCACCGACCGATGGAACACGCCCTTGCCACCCCATACCCTCGACCGTGTACGCGGCGCACTCGACCTCCTCGCCGCCTGGGAGACGACCACCACCGTCGCTGATGGGGCCGCAGCCGCCCGGGACATCGGCGCCCTGTTATGGCGAGAGCTGACGCTCCGCTGCCTGTGGGACGCCCTGCCCGCCCGCGACCACGCCGCCGTCTCCTGGC is part of the Streptomyces qinzhouensis genome and harbors:
- a CDS encoding class I SAM-dependent methyltransferase, whose protein sequence is MTYESDTYGERAAARYDDLYGDFTPPQEQILLLAALAGDTPAVEIGSGTGRVTLPLAERVPVVAVDASAEMTDQLTKKTGRLPITSVTADAAHYVHAAPVDLVFACFNTFFLLAREDTQRAFLTRAAQMLTPAGVLLIETFVPRPGERLPDGPHPGVFPERQTVSLKRLAPGTSVLFTAENHRDEGEFHYNEVVLSDGALPRVLPGRMRYWQPEEIDVLAADAGLALRERWSDWNRTPYEPGTSPKHITLYRRTGHS
- a CDS encoding tetratricopeptide repeat protein is translated as MRVPDAVLDRGYAKLAPGVRRAYRFLGSLPGTVVIDADLIGALVTVDWDTADSVLRTLADHDLAEPCAPGARRERRYRLTAPAHARRLTTAHDTSEEQRAAVRRMCEWITTCALIARQQLLPRNPSLASPDTDRYPVPFADDGAMTWLNGHRPTLRTALWATTTHGWDTLGWQLVHGMWPLLTDKRPVSLWAEAAHLGLAAARRTGHGWAEREMLFCGATGLLTFGATADALGWFTELKQSARTARDDHDEGRGAFGQALCHHQDARADTALFCLDQAITLWDACGNHDGTALASLTAGEITLEGDDLPRATALLTRAYDLLPPPDTSFEATCALALLGQAHLQAGHHEQGIAELHEALKVFEHDAEIRWQVRVLGYLAREATVHEDEGLAQHLLQQAAALDEPPRPGEKTARLLARLP
- a CDS encoding helix-turn-helix domain-containing protein, which gives rise to MSPEVAARVLPKIAAAYNDGNSIRIIAARTGRSYGFTHRLLSECPDVTLRGRGGDNRTRTKKRAT
- a CDS encoding DUF5999 family protein, producing MPETETKPVTSGPGCAHRTPCPAADAADRSAAVTLSRDYTTGWALLCNGVLHFDDTGELLPDGQIIAPAVRAAA
- a CDS encoding UDP-N-acetylmuramoyl-tripeptide--D-alanyl-D-alanine ligase, whose protein sequence is MEPLSLAAIASVTGGALTDVPDPDTLVTEPLAFDSRTAKSGSLFLALAGDRTDGHTFAADAVRAGATAVLATRPVGVPAVVVGDVLTAAARIAEHLICFCLPDTTVVAITGSAGKTSTKDLVAQVLSGLGPTVATEQSFNNEIGLPVTVSRATAGTRHLVLEMGARHLGDIQALTTVAPPEISVVTNVGTAHLGEFGSQDAIAQAKGEIVEALPRHGLAVLNADDPLVRAMATRTSARVVLFGESETATIRATDIVLDPDGRPRYTLITPAGTAPVRLRLAGSVQVPNSLAAAAVGVETGLDADDVAELLSAAAPVSRWRMETTVRPDGVTIVNDAYNANPDSMRSSLQTLAAMGRAADRRTVAVLGQMNELGPDSRAAHESIGRTAASLGVDQLVVIGGDEARWMQEAAKAAGLGAVHFPDQDTALDLLRQTLLPGDVVLVKASRDVQLQHLAEALHTITP